Proteins co-encoded in one Arachis hypogaea cultivar Tifrunner chromosome 11, arahy.Tifrunner.gnm2.J5K5, whole genome shotgun sequence genomic window:
- the LOC112723416 gene encoding uncharacterized protein yields the protein MHPKSHQFFVQSPELQISSQSVTVSSATTHNEIHSLSHLKRSLLPKSQYSSFFYFTLNGKTLPDETLLSSSQIPPFSHLLLRSRLLGGGGDGGATGAESRDCYLNMYAVKKPDKVDPNEQRLSKWLNCALSNEPLTEPCVIDKLGNIFNKESLVEALIGKKLPKEFGHIKGLKDMIKVHLSLIPGVGNMGSGARFQCPIAGLEFNGKYKFFALRNCGHVLSAKALKEVKSSSCLVCHSEFREGDKIPINGSEEEVAVLREKMEEEKAKTTKEKKSKKVKNGGGVNGDDLEGSRLSGTKHGIDVKAVEKASAKVEANNNGKVSLKGVNDASAAAAKRFKASDLAPANATKEVYASIFTSSRKSDFKETYSCRSLPLGRN from the coding sequence ATGCATCCCAAATCGCACCAATTCTTTGTCCAATCGCCGGAGCTCCAAATCTCCTCCCAATCCGTAACGGTGTCCTCCGCCACCACCCATAACGAAATCCACTCTCTTTCCCATCTCAAACGCTCTCTTCTCCCCAAATCACAATACTCATCCTTCTTCTACTTCACCCTCAATGGCAAAACTCTCCCCGACGAAACCCTTCTCTCTAGCTCCCAAATCCCCCCATTCTCCCACCTCCTCCTCCGATCTCGCCTCCTCGGCGGCGGAGGGGATGGCGGAGCCACTGGCGCAGAGTCCCGCGACTGCTACCTGAACATGTACGCCGTCAAGAAGCCCGACAAGGTTGACCCGAACGAGCAGAGGCTGTCCAAGTGGCTCAATTGCGCTCTCTCGAACGAGCCTCTGACAGAGCCCTGCGTCATCGACAAGCTTGGAAACATCTTCAACAAGGAATCACTGGTCGAGGCCTTGATCGGGAAGAAGCTCCCCAAAGAATTCGGCCACATAAAGGGCTTGAAGGACATGATCAAGGTTCATCTCTCTCTGATTCCTGGTGTTGGTAATATGGGTAGTGGTGCTAGGTTTCAGTGCCCTATTGCTGGGCTTGAATTCAATGGAAAGTATAAATTTTTCGCCTTGAGGAATTGTGGGCATGTTCTGAGTGCCAAGGCGTTGAAGGAGGTAAAATCTTCGAGCTGTTTGGTTTGTCATTCAGAGTTTCGGGAAGGGGATAAGATTCCGATCAATGGGAGCGAAGAGGAGGTGGCGGTTCTGAGGGAGAAGATGGAGGAGGAGAAGGCAAAGACGacgaaggagaagaagagcaagaaggtCAAAAATGGTGGTGGTGTTAATGGGGATGATTTGGAAGGGTCGAGGTTGAGTGGTACCAAGCATGGCATTGATGTTAAGGCTGTCGAAAAGGCTTCTGCTAAAGTTGAAGCTAATAATAATGGTAAGGTTAGTTTGAAGGGAGTGAATGATGCTTCTGCCGCTGCTGCAAAGCGTTTCAAGGCTTCTGATTTGGCACCCGCCAATGCCACAAAGGAGGTGTATGCCTCCATTTTCACTTCGTCCAGGAAGTCTGATTTCAAAGAAACTTATAGTTGTAGATCTCTCCCCCTTGGTAGAAACTAG
- the LOC140176285 gene encoding uncharacterized protein, whose translation MYYDLKKMFWWPVMKGDVATVVSKCLTCQKVKIEHQKLSGMLQPLEIPQWKWEEIAMDFVIGLSRTRSGFNAFWVIVDCLTKSAHFLPIRVNCSMEELARLYIKEIVRLHAETTEKIKKISERTLTAQSQQKSYVDQRRKPLEFDVGEHVFLRVTPTTGIGRAIKTKKLNLKFIRPFEILRRFGLLRKYTSDKAHVLEPESVDLRENLTFQVTPVCIDETSVKKLRGKEVQLVKVAWERAGIEEHTW comes from the exons ATGTATTatgacttaaagaagatgttctggtggcctgtgATGAAAGGTGATGTAGCAACAGTGGTATCCAAGTGCCTGACGTGTCAGAaagtgaagatagagcatcagaaGTTATCAGGAATGCTACAGCCACTCgagattcctcagtggaaatGGGAAGAAATTGCGATGGACTTTGTGATTGGTTTATCGAGGACTAGGTCGGGATTTAATGCGTTTTGGGTGATCGTGGATTGCTTAACCAAATctgctcattttctgcctattcgAGTGAACTGTTCTATGGAAGAGTTAGCAAGGTTGTACATCaaggagatagtaaggttgcatg cagagactactgagaagataaagaagaTTTCGGAGAGAACTCTAACAGCACAGAGTCAACAGAAGAGCTATGTAGATCAGAGAAGGAAGCCGTTGGAGTTTGATGTAGGAGAACATGTATTCTTGAGGGTTACACCGACGACTGGGATTGGAAGAGCTATAAAAACTAAGAAGTTGAATTTGAAGTTCATTAGACCGTTTGAGATTCTAAGGCGATTCGGGCTG CTCCGTAAGTACACGTCGGATAAGGCCCATGTGTTAGAGCCTGAGTCGGTTGATTTGAGGGAGAACTTGACTTTTCAAGTAACACCGGTGTGTATTGACGAGACTAGCGTGAAGAAGCTGCGAGGAAAGGAAGTTCAGTTGGTTAAAGTAGCTTGGGAGCGAGCAGGAATTGAAGAGCATACTTGGTAA
- the LOC112722135 gene encoding uncharacterized protein gives MAAMANLANTMEANATATLQAVQRLGQPTENGNGNSEGNANNNAEGNGDNTKGVPMTLVTFLKVHLPIFRGSTNPTEGDNWFQAMDRALQAQHVLNNQYVKFAAYQLAGESQHWWQAECRLLQLQNADVPWDQGSLSVADYTSKFEELCRFSRVCQGSPETYKSWKCIKYQRGLKDNIMTTVAPMEIRTFSDLVNKAREVEEYAKTVASSKKTHGGSSSRGRGKYFHPRGQSFKRGGYVPQGQGGFRKNTQDQFQRGKGRGNQSKNSPDLTCVHCGCFHPYDSCKIGLGGCFNCGLPGHIARDCTCGRNPNAGQSQHQGRVFAVNTKDASKADPLMRGICLIGDKSLVALYDTGASHSFISFAKVEELGLKVSELAFDLHVYTPHQTVMTRSGCRQVGFKLEGRDFMHYLICLPMVGLEMILGFDWLSKNRVLLDCFERSIRFMPEEENGAVIAEGYYLNSVIVHYSRKECQGYILLAANTLGDNQELDQIPVVRDFLEVFPEDIPEFPPQREIEFVIELVSGVGPVSIAPYRMLNKVAVKNKYPLPRIDDLMDQLQGARVFSKIYLRSGYHQIRVKEDDICKTAFRMRYGHYEFAVMSFGVFRLFLDKFMVVFIDDILVYSKTVKKHEEHLRIVLQILKERKLYAKLLKCELWKEEVKFLGHVVSKEGIAVDPSKISRRLSKMSNSFNDVFNQLVIRGVKNSLRMVKDYGDTNEGFVYRISRV, from the exons ATGGCGGCCATGGCTAACTTAGCGAATACCATGGAAGCTAATGCTACTGCGACCctgcaagctgtgcagaggttaggccaaccAACCGAAAACGGGAATGGGAATAGCGAAGGGAATGCCAATAATAATGCTGAGGGAAACGGCGATAACACGAAAGGTGTTCCGATGACCTTGGTGACTTTTCTCAAGGTTCATCTGCCAATTTTCCGAGGATCAACCAATCCTACAGAAGGGGACaactggtttcaggccatggatcGTGCTTTACAGGCGCAGCATGTTCTGAATAATCAATATGTTAAATTTGCCGCTTATCAGCTTGCGGGAGAGTCCCAGCATTGGTGGCAAGCCGAGTGCCGCTTGCTACAGCTTCAGAATGCTGATGTTCCGTGGGAC CAAGGTTCCTTATCTGTGGCCGACTACACCAGCAAGTTTGAGGAGCTTTGTAGGTTTTCAAGGGTGTGTCAGGGTTCTCCGGAGACCTACAAGAGCTGGAAGTGCATCAAGTACCAGAGGGGGTTGAAGGACAATATTATGACTACTGTGGCTCCAATGGAGATTCGTACTTTTTCTGACTTGGTGAACAAGGCGAGAGAGGTGGAAGAGTATGCCAAGACGGTAGCTTCGTCCAAGAAAACTCACGGAGGAAGTTCTAGTCGGGGACGTGGCAAGTATTTTCATCCGAGGGGTCAAAGTTTCAAGAGAGGAGGATATGTGCCTCAAGGTCAAGGAGGCTTCAGAAAGAACACTCAGGATCAGTTTCAGCGTGGCAAAGGGAGAGGAAATCAGAGTAAGAATTCCCCGGATTTGACTTGTGTGCATTGTGGGTGTTTTCATCCATATGACTCATGCAAGATTGGTTTAGGTGGTTGCTTCAACTGTGGGTTGCCTGGCCATATTGCGAGGGATTGCACTTGTGGGAGGAACCCAAATGCGGGTCAAAGTCAGCACCAAGGTCGAGTTTTTGCTGTGAACACCAAGGATGCTTCTAAGGCGGATCCTTTGATGAGAGGTATATGTCTAATTGGTGATAAATCCTTAGTTGCATTGTATGATACTGGAGCTTCGCATTCGTTTATTTCGTTTGCTAAAGTTGAGGAACTAGGATTGAAAGTGTCAGAGTTAGCATTTGATCTGCATGTATATACTCCGCATCAAACGGTTATGACTAGGTCAGGGTGTAGgcaagtaggtttcaagcttgagggtagagacttcatgcattatttgatctGTTTACCAATGGTTGGGTTGGAGATGATATTGGGATTTGATTGGTTGTCAAAGAATCGAGTgttgttggattgctttgagcGGTCAATTCGGTTTATGccggaagaagaaaatggagcagTGATAGCTGAAGGGTATTACCTGAACTCGGTAATAGTGCACTATAGTAGGAaagagtgtcagggttatatTCTGTTAGCTGCGAATACGCTAGGTGATAATCAGGAACTAGATCAAATTCCGGTAGTTAGAGACTTTCTAGAGGTATTTCCAGAAGATATCCCTGAGTTCCCACCTCAAAGGGAGATTGAATTTGTGATTGAATTGGTGTCGGGAGTCGGACCAGTGTCGATTGCGCCGTATAGGATG TTGAACAAGGTGGCCGTGAAGAATAAGTACCCGTtgccaaggatagatgacttgatggatcaacTGCAAGGAGCCAGAGtgttttccaagatttatttgagatccggttaccatcagataagggtgaaaGAGGATGATATCTGTAAGACTGCGTTTAGGATGcgctatggacactacgagtttgcggtgatgtcctttgg AGTCTTTCGTCTATTTTTGGACAAATTCATGGTGGTTTTCATAGACGACATCTTGGTTTACTCTAAGACGGTAAAGAAGCATGAGGAACACCtgaggattgtgttgcaaatcTTAAAGGAACGGAAATTGTATGCTAAGTTGTTGAAGTGTGAGTTATGGAAGGAGGAAGTAAAGTTCTTAGGTCACGTAGTGAGCAAAGAGGGAATAGCGGTGGATCCTTCTAAG ATATCCAGAaggctcagcaagatgagcaaCAGCTTCAATGATGTTTTCAACCAGTTGGTGATAAGAGGCGTGAAGAATTCACTAAGGATGGTGAAGGATTATGGAGATACAAATGAAGGATTTGTATACCGAATATCGAGAGTTTGA